A segment of the Candidatus Omnitrophota bacterium genome:
GGTCAGATCGTCCATGCGGCAGCGATACAGCGGAGAGCTGGCCACATGGTACCAGCTCAGGCTATCGTCGGGATCGGCCAGGGCCTTCAGGCATGAGAGCAGTATCTTGCTCTCTTCCCTCGCAAAGAGGTGGCTGGCTCCGCTGAATTGCCAGGGGATCCCGGCCACGTTGAGGGCGCGCAAAAACAGGTCGGCCTCCCGATTGGACCGCACGAGAATAGCGATGTCTTTCGGCCGGCGCGCTCCGGACTCCACCATGGCGCGGATGGTCTGCGCGACCCAATCGGCTTCGCTGGAGGCGGTGTCAAAGATGTGGAAATGCGGTTCGTCCGGGCGCGCCGTTTCGCTGCGCGCGATGAGTTTTTTCTCAATGCCCTGCCGGACTTCCAGCCGGTCGGGATCGTTGAAGCGAATCAGGCGGTAGGCAGCATCCAGGATCGGCTGGCCTGAGCGGAAATTTTCGGTGAGGACGACGGTTCGCACCCCGGCGTAGTGGTCCAGGAACTTCAGCACGTTGCTCAGGGCCGCTCCGCGCCACTTATAAATCGACTGATCGTCATCGGCGACCACCGTGATGTTGGCCGTCGGCGGTGCGAGCAATTGCAGCAGCCGGAACTGGGCGTAGTTGGTGTCTTGAAACTCATCGACCAAGAGGTACCGCACGCGGCGACGGCACGCCTCCAGGATGTCCGGATGCTGCGAGAGCAGCTGGATGGCGAGCAGGATTTGATCGCCGAAATCGAGCAGGTCATGCGCCCGCAACAGCCGCTGGTAGGCGGCGAAGGCCTCCGCCAGCTCGCGCAACCGGGGGGGTGCTGCGCTGGATGCGGCCAGGGCGAGGAAGTCCTCCGGGGTGGCGGCCTCATCTTTCGCGCGGGCGAACACCGCGGCCAAGGCCTCGACGAATCGGGCGGGGTCATGCAAGGGCCGAAAGATGTCCAGCGGCAGCTCAAAGAGGTGCTTGCGCAAAAACACCAATTGCTCCCCTGAGGACAGGACGCGCGCATACGGCGAGAGCCCGAGCATCGCGGCATGATCGCGCAGGAGCCCATCGCCGAAGGCATGGAAGGTGTGCATCGAGACGTCGAGGTAGCCGTACGGCACCAAGAGATCGACGCGCTCTTCCATTTCCTGCGCGGCTTTTTCGGTAAAGGTCAGGGCCAGGACCTCCTCCGGCTTCGCGTGCTGCGCCGCCAGCAGCCACGCGATCCGGCGGGTGATCACCGTGGTCTTGCCGGTGCCGGCACCGGCGATGATCAGCAGCGGGCCGGCCTCATGGGTGACGGCGACCCGCTGGGTGGCCGTGAGGTCCTCGAGGAGCCGAGCAGAATCCTGGAGCGTGGGTGGTGCGGCGGTCACAAGGCGTTCCTTGACGGCTGCTTACTTCTTCGGCGGAACCACCTGGAACGTAAAGGGAAATTCCAGCGAGGCTTGCGGCTCGTTGTTCGCGTTAAAGTCCGTTTTGATGTCGGTCAGGACCAGCTTCAGGCTCTTGGTGTCATGCGAGGGGCTCCAGAAGGCCACCAAGCCGTCATACGTCACACTGGGATACAGGTACCCGGATTGCAGCGACGATTGCTTGATGAGGGCGAACCGCCCCTGGGGTCGGGTGTTGACGAGTTTGCCGATCGGCACCCCGACGCCGAAATACCCGGGGCGCGCGTCTTCAAGCATGCCGCGCGTGGCGACGGCGACCGGGGCTTTGGCTTCCGCGATGGCGTTGACATAATCTTCGTTGATCGGCGTGTATTGGTTGCCCCGGTCATCGATGAGGACGAACGCCGGCGGATTGATCAAGATCGGCTGGGTGCTCTTATTCGCGACGCGGACGTAAAACACGATGTTCTCGAGAAAATACGGGTTCATGCCGGCGAAGGCGCCGAAGGCGTTGCGGTTGCTAAAGAAGTCCTTCATCCAGCTTTGCGAGCCGAAGGTGGCGATGACATCGACGTTTTTCTGGGTTTGGGTTTGCGAGAGGGGTTCCAGTTTCCAATCCACCCGATGCGCGATGCTCGCATTCTCGGCGATGGGGCCGCGCGCATGTCGTTCCAGCAGCAGCGAGCTGGTGCGCACGCCGCAGCCGCAGAGTACCACCGTCAGTAGGGCTATCCCAAAGGCACGATGCATGCTACACCTCCTCATTCCGACACCCGCTCCACAGGGCCGCACAGCTTCCGGTATTCTCCCAAACAATAGCGATCGGTCATGCCGGCGATATAGTCGCAGACGACTCGATAGGGGTCGTCTCCCTTGGCGATGCGCAAGCGCGTCGTGTTGGGCAGCTGCTCCGGCGCGCGAAGATAGATGGGAAAGAGCTCAGTGAGGCATCGTTTGGCTTTCTGCGCCATGCGGACCACCCGGTCGTGGTGATAGAACTGGGTCCAGAGCAGGCGTTTGAGCGGAGTTCGAAGGCGCACCATCTCTTCGCTGAAGGCGACCAGCCGCGTGCGGCATGCCCGCACCGCATCCACCGAGTCGATCTGCTGTGCGCTGAGGCGCTCGGCGGTGGCCGTGGCCAGATCAACCACTTGCCGGTTGATCAGCGCGCGGATGACTTGATACCGCTGCACCTCCCCGTCGACCGGCTGCGCCGTGGCGGCGGCATCGCGGGCCTGCCGCCATAGCTCAAGCGACTGCAGATCATCCTCCTTAAGGATACCCGATGCCAAGCCGTCGTCAAGATCATGATTATCATAGGCGATTTCATCGGCGACGTCGGCGAGCTGGCTTTCAAGGAGCGGGGCTTTCGCCGGATCCAGCGCGATCCGCAAATCCGGCTGGGCGTACGGAGCGCGGTGCTTGTTGATGCTTTCGCGGACCTCCCAGGTCAGGTTCAGCCCTGGAAAATTCGGGTAGCGGGTTTCCAGCACGTCCACGATCCGCAAGCCCTGGATGTTGTGCTCAAAGCCGCCGTGCCCCTCCATCAGCTCGCGGAGCGCGTCTTCCCCGGCGTGGCCGAAGGGGGGGTGGCCGATGTCATGGGCCAAGCAGACCGCATCGACGAGATCCTCGTTCAATCGCAGCAGGCGGGCGAGCGAGACGCCGATCTGGGCGACTTCCAGCGTGTGGGTCAGGCGCGTCCGGTAATGGTCGCCTTCGTGATTGACGAAGACCTGCGTTTTGTATTCGAGGCGGCGAAACGCCGTGGTGTGGATGATCCGGTCGCGGTCGCGGCGATAGGCGGTGCGGTAGGGGTCTTCCGGCTCCGGATGCGCGCGCCCGCGGCTGGCGCAGCTCTTCATGGCATACGGGGCGAGCCACTGCGCTTCGCGCGCTTCCACGTCTTCGCGCGACATCAAACCGGTGGCGGTGCGCATCGTGTTACGCGTTCGTGAGCAACGCGTGCAGTTGCCGCAGCGATTGCGAGAGGACTTTCGTGCGCCCGAGGACCGGCATGAAGTTCTCATCGCCGATCCAGCGCGGGACGAGGTGAACGTGCAGGTGCCCTAGCACGCCGGCCCCTGCGGCGCGCCCGAGGTTGACGCCGACGTTCATGCCGTGGGGATGCAGCCGTTGCCGCAGTTTCCGTGAGAGCGCTTGCAGCAGCCGCCGGATATCGAGCCATTCCTCGGCGGTCAGCGCGTCGATCCGTCCAATGTGGCGGTACGGCGCGATCATCAGGTGGCCGTTATTGTAGGGATAGAGGTTCAGGATCGCGAAGGCGTGGGGGCCCCGCGCGATGACGAGGTTCCGGCGGTCGGCGGCTCGGGAGCGCTTCGCGCGGCAGAACACGCAGCCGCGCGGTTTCTTGCCGCGGATAAACGCGTCGCGCCACGGCGCCCACAGACGGCGGAGCGCCTCAGGATTGTCCATAGAGGTCTCGGAGGATGGTCAGGTCATCGGATTGCCAGATCCACATGTTGGCGGCCTTGGCGAGCAGTTTCGCGTGGTCGTCCATGGGGGCGGTGGTGATCACGATTTTCCGCGAGGGTTTCGGGGATTGGGCGCGGCAAAATGTTTCAAAGCCTGTGATCGCCTGCTCATCGACCGGTCGATCATGGATAGACGCGCACCACCGTCGGCCCTCCCCGTTGGCCACGAGGTACGCGGCGTGCTGCGGCGGCGACGCCGGGTGGGTCTGCACGGCGTCAAATTTCGGCAAGCGGCCGGTTTTGGAATCCAGCGAGATGGTGTCATCCGCGAACCGCGTAAACAGATGCGCGACTTGCTCCGCCAATGGCTGTTGATGCGCGTGCGACCACGCCTGCCAGAGGCGTCGGAGCTCCTCGTCAAAGCGCCGGCGGATCTCGGCGTCCTCCAGTCGCGCAGCGGACCGTTGGGCGAGCAGCACCGTGGAGAGCCAGCAGCGCATCACCGGGTTCGCGATCATCCAGCAGGTCCCTGTGCGTTCCGCCACGTCGTATTCAATCAGCAGTTGGAGCGCTTCTGAGAGCCCTGCGCGGCCCACCGCCGATCCAATGGCCGTGGTGGTCCGCGCGCCCTGGGCGATCGCGAGGAGTGCTTCAAGCGCTCGAGCGCCGCCGCGCTGCCGTGATAAGGTTTCGGTGGACGAGAGGCACCACTGGTGCACGATGCCTTCGCGAGCCCCCAGCACGTCCCACGCGGCGTGCAAGAAGAGGGCTTCGGTCAGCTTCGCCCGGCGCTGCTGCAGCGCGGCCAGCTCTTTGAGGCGCTTGAGCAGCACGGCCAGATACCACGGATAGGCGCCGAGCCAGTCGATCAAGAACGGAATGGCCGCTGACGCCCCGGGCAGACGCGCGAGCTCCTGTCTTGCCCAAGCACCCGCGATGGTCGGATC
Coding sequences within it:
- a CDS encoding HIT domain-containing protein, which gives rise to MDNPEALRRLWAPWRDAFIRGKKPRGCVFCRAKRSRAADRRNLVIARGPHAFAILNLYPYNNGHLMIAPYRHIGRIDALTAEEWLDIRRLLQALSRKLRQRLHPHGMNVGVNLGRAAGAGVLGHLHVHLVPRWIGDENFMPVLGRTKVLSQSLRQLHALLTNA
- a CDS encoding ATP-binding protein; the encoded protein is MNLRPSVQQHLRQRVQAFTEGFRQNLVLIGPPGSGKTFQLQLLSAAPPEQMLVIYTPLYRESCRSFLQRLQVAILQAGLSSPSGPAASGTEPSPSLEQWLNRAAPVFPKTTAAMRPIDALLTRRLYAEAFNRTLDTIPLLIEERGRPCVLILDEFLYLEDLGFHHAFHELGKRVMTWPSTLFILASSSPYRAKRILRERLQLLFGQFELLILETLDPTIAGAWARQELARLPGASAAIPFLIDWLGAYPWYLAVLLKRLKELAALQQRRAKLTEALFLHAAWDVLGAREGIVHQWCLSSTETLSRQRGGARALEALLAIAQGARTTTAIGSAVGRAGLSEALQLLIEYDVAERTGTCWMIANPVMRCWLSTVLLAQRSAARLEDAEIRRRFDEELRRLWQAWSHAHQQPLAEQVAHLFTRFADDTISLDSKTGRLPKFDAVQTHPASPPQHAAYLVANGEGRRWCASIHDRPVDEQAITGFETFCRAQSPKPSRKIVITTAPMDDHAKLLAKAANMWIWQSDDLTILRDLYGQS
- a CDS encoding deoxyguanosinetriphosphate triphosphohydrolase; this translates as MRTATGLMSREDVEAREAQWLAPYAMKSCASRGRAHPEPEDPYRTAYRRDRDRIIHTTAFRRLEYKTQVFVNHEGDHYRTRLTHTLEVAQIGVSLARLLRLNEDLVDAVCLAHDIGHPPFGHAGEDALRELMEGHGGFEHNIQGLRIVDVLETRYPNFPGLNLTWEVRESINKHRAPYAQPDLRIALDPAKAPLLESQLADVADEIAYDNHDLDDGLASGILKEDDLQSLELWRQARDAAATAQPVDGEVQRYQVIRALINRQVVDLATATAERLSAQQIDSVDAVRACRTRLVAFSEEMVRLRTPLKRLLWTQFYHHDRVVRMAQKAKRCLTELFPIYLRAPEQLPNTTRLRIAKGDDPYRVVCDYIAGMTDRYCLGEYRKLCGPVERVSE